Proteins from a genomic interval of Debaryomyces hansenii CBS767 chromosome E complete sequence:
- a CDS encoding DEHA2E18568p (similar to uniprot|P10963 Saccharomyces cerevisiae YKR097W PCK1 Phosphoenolpyruvate carboxykinase key enzyme in gluconeogenesis catalyzes early reaction in carbohydrate biosynthesis glucose represses transcription and accelerates mRNA degradation regulated by Mcm1p and Cat8p located in the cytosol) — protein MTPPTAVESSINFGGHPTIKSTAEPVVKQLSLADDTVIRHNAPPPTLYEDGLLEKGTVISSTGALMAYSGKKTGRSPKDKRIVDEETSTQNIWWGPVNKQVDELTWKISRSRALDYLRTREKLFVVDAYAGWDPRYRLKIRVICARAYHALFMTNMLIRPTEEELKNFGEPDFTIYNAGQFPANVHTKGMTSSTSVEINFKDMEMVILGTEYAGEMKKGIFTVMFYLMPIKHKILTLHSSANQGEQKGDVTLFFGLSGTGKTTLSADPNRKLIGDDEHCWSDNGVFNIEGGCYAKCLDLSAEKEPEIFNSIKFGAILENVVYDQNSKVVDYADSTITENTRCAYPIDFIPSAKIPCLADEHPTNIVLLTCDASGVLPPVSKLTNAQVMYHFISGYTSKMAGTEEGVTEPQATFSACFGQPFLVLHPMKYAQQLSDKISKHNANAWLLNTGWVGASAAQGGNRCSLKYTRAILDAIHSGELSKVEFENFPTFNLNVPKSCPNVPSEILNPTKAWTEGDASFQKEIKSLAGKFAENFTKYADQATTEVKAAGPDA, from the coding sequence atgaCACCTCCTACTGCTGTTGAATCATCAATTAACTTTGGTGGTCACCCAACTATTAAATCTACTGCTGAACCAGTTGTGAAGCAATTATCGTTAGCTGATGATACTGTTATCCGTCACAACGCACCACCACCAACTTTATATGAAGATGGTTTATTGGAAAAAGGTACAGTTATTTCATCCACAGGTGCTTTAATGGCCTACTCTGGTAAGAAGACCGGTAGATCACCAAAGGATAAGAGaattgttgatgaagaaaccTCTAcacaaaatatttggtggGGTCCCGTCAACAAGCAAGTTGACGAATTAACCTGGAAAATTTCCAGATCCAGAGCTTTGGACTACTTGAGAACCAGAGAAAAGTTGTTCGTTGTTGATGCATACGCTGGTTGGGATCCAAGATACAGACTCAAGATTAGAGTTATCTGTGCTAGAGCTTACCACGCTTTATTCATGACCAACATGTTGATCAGACCaactgaagaagaattaaagaacTTTGGTGAACCAGATTTCACTATTTACAATGCTGGTCAATTCCCAGCTAACGTTCACACCAAGGGTATGACCTCTTCTACTTCTGTTGAAATCAACTTCAAGGATATGGAAATGGTTATCTTAGGTACTGAGTATGCTGGTGAAATGAAGAAGGGTATTTTCACTGTTATGTTCTACTTGATGCCAATAAAGCACAAGATCTTAACTTTGCATTCTTCCGCTAACCAAGGTGAACAAAAGGGTGATGTTACATTATTCTTTGGTTTATCTGGTACCGGTAAGACCACTTTATCTGCTGATCCAAACAGAAAGTTGATTGGTGATGATGAACATTGTTGGTCTGACAACGGTGTCTTCAACATTGAAGGCGGTTGTTACGCTAAGTGTTTAGATTTATCAGCTGAAAAAGAACCAGAAATTTTCAACTCTATCAAGTTCGGTGCTATCTTAGAAAACGTTGTCTACGACCAAAACTCTAAGGTAGTTGACTACGCCGACTCGACTATCACAGAAAACACAAGATGTGCATACccaattgatttcattcCATCTGCTAAGATTCCATGTTTAGCTGATGAACATCCAACAAACATTGTTTTGTTAACTTGTGATGCATCTGGTGTCTTACCACCAGTCTCTAAATTGACTAACGCTCAAGTTATGTATCATTTCATCAGTGGTTACACTTCTAAGATGGCTGGTACCGAAGAAGGTGTTACTGAACCACAAGCTACTTTCTCTGCATGTTTCGGTCAACCATTCTTAGTCTTGCATCCAATGAAATACGCTCAACAATTATCTGACAAGATCAGTAAGCACAACGCCAACGCTTGGTTATTGAATACCGGTTGGGTTGGTGCTTCTGCTGCTCAAGGTGGTAATAGATGTTCTTTGAAATACACCAGAGCTATCTTGGATGCTATCCACTCTGGTGAATTAAGTAAGGTTGAGTTCGAGAACTTCCCAACTTTCAATTTGAATGTTCCAAAGTCTTGTCCAAATGTTCCATCTGAAATCTTGAACCCAACTAAGGCTTGGACCGAAGGTGACGCCTCATTCCAAAAGGAAATCAAGTCCTTAGCTGGTAAGTTCGCCGAAAACTTTACCAAGTATGCTGATCAAGCTACCACTGAAGTCAAGGCTGCTGGTCCTGATGCTTAA
- a CDS encoding DEHA2E18590p (highly similar to uniprot|Q9Y757 Debaryomyces hansenii CYP52A12 Cytochrome P450 52A12) → MNEENTGTTYSNMSSDTFHEFGVLFDRIQPYLTSLWAICIGAYILFSISTRINDRILMKKLGAKPMQMNAPNSFWGIPLMFRLLKAKREGTMVDVTKERYKELGVDTFNVNIAGTHAVVTRDPENIKAILATQFNDFALGKRHTHFKPLLGDGIFTLDGAGWKHSRTMLRPQFAREKVAHVKALEPHLQTLAKHIINSKGERFDIQPLFFRLTIDSATEFLFGESVENLHDESVGLTRDPVDFDGKSGFADAFNTSQTWLASRAVTQNLYFLVDGRSFRSSNAKVHKFADYYVRKALEASSEDLEKASRDGYIFLYELVKQTRDPVILRDQLLNILLAGRDTTAGLLSFTFFELARNQDVYDKLKEEIYEKFGEGEDSRVDEITFESLKKCEFLKCVLNEILRMYPSVPQNFRFAIRNTTLPKGGGPDGKSPIFVSKGKNLFYSMYSAHRNPKYYGKDAEEFRPSRWLEPEIRKVGWAFLPFNGGPRICLGQQFALTGASYIVVRLIQMFPNLSSFCEEYPPRKNTQLTMSHQNGVYIGMF, encoded by the coding sequence atgaatgaagaaaatacgGGGACTACATATCTGAATATGTCATCAGATACATTTCATGAATTCGGAGTTCTTTTTGATCGTATACAACCATATTTAACCAGCCTTTGGGCTATTTGTATAGGAGCATACATATTGTTCAGCATATCAACACGAATTAATGATCgtattttgatgaaaaagcTTGGTGCGAAACCAATGCAGATGAATGCCCCCAATTCATTCTGGGGAATACCTTTAATGTTTAGACTCTTGAAGGCCAAAAGAGAAGGAACCATGGTAGATGTGACAAAGGAAAGATACAAAGAACTCGGGGTCGATACGTTTAACGTGAATATAGCAGGGACGCATGCTGTAGTTACGCGGGATCCAGAGAATATCAAAGCGATTTTGGCTACGcaattcaatgattttgCTTTGGGGAAAAGACATACTCATTTCAAACCTTTATTAGGAGATGGTATTTTCACATTAGACGGAGCAGGATGGAAGCACTCACGGACGATGTTGAGACCGCAGTTTGCTCGGGAGAAAGTTGCGCATGTAAAAGCGTTAGAGCCTCACTTACAGACACTTGCTAAACACATCATAAATTCTAAGGGAGAAAGATTCGATATCCAGCCGTTATTTTTTAGATTAACCATTGACAGTGCTACGGAATTTTTGTTTGGTGAATCGGTGGAAAACTTACATGATGAGAGCGTTGGGCTTACTAGAGATCCTGTTGACTTTGACGGTAAATCTGGATTTGCCGATGCGTTTAATACCTCTCAAACGTGGTTAGCCTCCAGGGCGGTGACtcagaatttatattttcttgtgGACGGTAGGAGCTTCAGGAGTTCGAATGCTAAGGTTCATAAGTTCGCTGACTACTACGTCCGGAAAGCTTTAGAAGCTTCTTCagaagatttagaaaaagCATCGAGAGATGgatatattttcttgtatGAATTAGTCAAACAAACTAGAGATCCAGTTATTTTAAGGGACCAATTATTGAACATATTGTTAGCAGGAAGAGATACTACAGCCGGTTTATTGTCATTCacattttttgaattagCACGCAACCAGGACGTCTATGACAAATTAAAAGAGGAAATATATGAAAAGTTCGGAGAGGGAGAAGATTCCAGAGTTGATGAAATTACATTTGAATCGTTGAAGAAATGTGAATTCTTAAAATGCGTcttgaatgaaattttgaGGATGTATCCGTCAGTTCCCCAAAATTTCAGATTCGCCATTAGGAACACCACTTTACCGAAAGGAGGTGGCCCAGATGGAAAATCACcaatttttgtttcaaaGGGCAAAAATCTCTTTTATTCCATGTATTCTGCACACCGAAACCCAAAATATTATGGAAAGGATGCAGAAGAATTCAGACCTTCGAGATGGTTAGAACCAGAGATAAGAAAAGTGGGTTGGGCATTCTTACCATTTAACGGTGGCCCAAGAATTTGCTTAGGCCAGCAGTTCGCATTAACAGGAGCTTCTTATATTGTTGTTAGGTTAATACAAATGTTCCCTAACTTGAGTAGTTTCTGTGAAGAATATCCTCCAAGAAAGAATACCCAACTAACTATGAGTCATCAAAATGGTGTTTACATCGGCATGTTCTAA